From a single candidate division KSB1 bacterium genomic region:
- a CDS encoding DUF3052 domain-containing protein, which translates to MASKVPTDMTEDEVRRAAFPMHLVDIKVCAVDEIWSGLKLVIRKEYR; encoded by the coding sequence AAATGGCATCAAAAGTTCCGACGGATATGACGGAGGATGAAGTTCGCCGCGCTGCTTTTCCTATGCACCTGGTCGACATTAAAGTTTGTGCCGTGGATGAAATTTGGTCCGGATTGAAGTTGGTGATCCGGAAAGAATACCGGTAA
- a CDS encoding NUDIX domain-containing protein: protein MKSAAKLMIFDQNGYLFAGKAKKDGRLEMLGGKIDRGEDPKRSLLRELSEEVNGESLLDHVRQSSVEPVRVQAGEQADFVFKIEVDQIDLSVLVQKGDETTALVIINRPTVERADQLVRNKKLFTGRTWKLFQAMGYLSTD from the coding sequence ATGAAGTCTGCAGCAAAGCTGATGATTTTTGATCAGAACGGATACCTCTTCGCAGGTAAGGCGAAAAAGGACGGAAGGTTGGAGATGCTAGGTGGCAAGATCGACCGCGGTGAGGACCCAAAGCGTTCGCTGTTGCGTGAGCTGAGCGAGGAAGTAAACGGCGAATCGCTTCTAGATCATGTTCGACAAAGCTCGGTTGAACCAGTCAGAGTCCAAGCCGGAGAACAGGCTGACTTTGTCTTCAAGATAGAGGTCGACCAGATCGACCTGTCCGTCCTCGTCCAGAAAGGAGACGAAACCACAGCCCTGGTCATCATTAACCGGCCCACTGTCGAAAGGGCAGATCAACTAGTTCGTAACAAAAAGCTATTCACTGGAAGGACTTGGAAATTGTTCCAGGCGATGGGCTACCTTTCGACCGATTGA
- a CDS encoding DUF1697 domain-containing protein yields MNIYIALFRGINVGGKNILPMKELVGILEKMGFEDVSSYIQSGNVVFRSKTKCSNKTATEIGAKIHVSHGFEPKVLLLQVSELEAAIENNPFDNSKGKILHFFFLDSVPEEPDLDSLKAIKFKTEKYELINKVFYLYAPDGIGRSKLVAKVEKAMGVPVTARNWNTVEKIISMVKK; encoded by the coding sequence GTGAACATCTATATTGCACTTTTTAGAGGTATCAATGTTGGAGGGAAGAACATTCTCCCCATGAAGGAATTGGTGGGGATTCTTGAAAAGATGGGTTTTGAGGATGTCAGCAGCTACATACAAAGTGGTAATGTGGTGTTTCGGAGTAAAACGAAATGTTCGAACAAGACGGCCACGGAAATTGGTGCAAAAATCCATGTAAGCCATGGCTTTGAGCCAAAGGTATTGTTACTTCAGGTGTCGGAACTGGAAGCTGCAATTGAAAATAATCCATTTGATAATAGCAAAGGGAAAATATTGCATTTCTTTTTCTTGGATTCTGTGCCTGAAGAACCGGACCTTGATAGCCTTAAGGCGATTAAATTCAAAACTGAGAAATATGAGCTTATAAATAAAGTATTTTATCTATATGCGCCTGATGGAATCGGTCGTTCAAAGCTGGTCGCAAAAGTTGAGAAGGCTATGGGCGTGCCAGTAACGGCTAGAAATTGGAATACAGTTGAGAAAATAATTTCAATGGTAAAGAAATAA
- a CDS encoding redoxin domain-containing protein: protein MTVLLLSHPDCGDTTTSMPLLKGMRHKFVSSENINFISRDSSEVLKYHSKFDFQFESIIDNEIWKKYGVIVTPTAFIIDSNGLIRHRKSGAFAYCSN from the coding sequence ATGACCGTTCTTCTTTTAAGTCATCCAGATTGTGGTGATACAACTACTAGCATGCCTTTATTAAAGGGAATGCGCCACAAATTTGTGAGCAGTGAGAATATCAATTTCATTTCACGCGATTCAAGTGAAGTTTTGAAATATCATAGCAAATTCGATTTTCAATTCGAGTCAATCATTGACAACGAAATCTGGAAAAAATACGGGGTCATTGTTACCCCAACCGCTTTTATTATCGATAGCAATGGCCTTATTCGCCACAGAAAATCTGGGGCTTTTGCATACTGCAGCAATTAA